One region of Pogona vitticeps strain Pit_001003342236 chromosome 1, PviZW2.1, whole genome shotgun sequence genomic DNA includes:
- the LOC110078234 gene encoding gap junction gamma-1 protein, with amino-acid sequence MSWSFLTRLLEEINQHSTFVGKVWLTVLIVFRIVLTAVGGESIYYDEQSKFVCNTGQPGCENVCYDAYAPLSHVRFWIFQIIMIATPSVLYLGFALHRLSRQPPRKKRAPVVTRGAVRDYEEAEDNGEEDPMIFEEVEPEIEVKEPQNQKHDGRRRIKQDGLMAAYVLQLLCRLAFEVAFLVGQYILYRFEVNPSYICSRSPCPHTVDCFVSRPTEKTIFLYIMYAVSVLCLLLNICELLHLGFGGILDALRGFDKDSGVPPKPQYAQKDPTAPPTYHSIKKQPSKGQLAKDKLTYRGEGLASMAAERYAVGPGLPSHELERLRKHLRLAQEHLEMAFHLHPEDTASPSRSSSPESNGLAAEQNRLNLAHEKEGAACERTTGL; translated from the exons ATGAGCTGGAGTTTCCTGACACGTCTCCTTGAGGAGATCAACCAGCACTCAACCTTTGTGGGAAAGGTGTGGCTGACTGTGCTGATTGTCTTCCGCATTGTTTTAACTGCTGTGGGTGGCGAGTCCATCTACTATGATGAACAGAGCAAGTTTGTTTGCAACACCGGACAGCCTGGCTGTGAGAACGTTTGCTATGATGCTTATGCCCCCCTCTCGCATGTCCGGTTCTGGATCTTCCAGATCATCATGATAGCCACACCGTCTGTCTTGTACTTGGGCTTTGCGCTACACCGACTCTCGCGCCAGCCTCCCCGGAAAAAACGAGCACCAGTGGTGACACGTGGGGCTGTTCGTGACTATGAAGAGGCTGAGGACAATGGTGAGGAGGACCCCATGATCTTTGAGGAGGTCGAGCCAGAGATAGAGGTGAAGGAGCCCCAGAATCAGAAACATGATGGCCGCCGGCGCATCAAGCAGGATGGGCTGATGGCTGCATATGTGCTGCAGCTCCTATGCCGCTTGGCATTTGAGGTGGCGTTTTTGGTGGGGCAGTACATCCTGTACCGCTTTGAAGTGAACCCTTCATATATATGCTCTCGCAGTCCTTGCCCCCATACTGTGGATTGCTTTGTCTCCCGCCCCACTGAGAAAACCATCTTCCTTTATATCATGTATGCAGTGAGTGTGCTTTGTCTGCTGCTCAATATCTGTGAACTACTCCACTTGGGCTTTGGTGGGATCCTTGACGCTCTCCGTGGCTTTGATAAGGATAGCGGTGTCCCTCCCAAGCCCCAGTATGCACAGAAAGATCCCACGGCGCCCCCTACTTATCATTCCATCAAGAAGCAGCCTTCTAAGGGCCAGCTGGCCAAGGACAAGCTGACATACAGGGGAGAAGGCTTGGCCAGCATGGCTGCTGAGCGCTATGCTGTTGGGCCTGGCCTCCCAAGCCATGAATTGGAGCGACTGCGCAAGCACCTCAGGCTGGCACAGGAGCACCTAGAAATGGCTTTCCATCTGCACCCAGAGGACACTGCCAGCCCCTCCCGTAGCAGCAGCCCTGAGTCTAATGGGCTGGCCGCAGAACAGAACCGGCTCAACTTGGCTCATGAGAAGGAAGGTGCCGCCTGCGAGCGAACAACTG gcctctga